TCTTGTACAGAGTAGGCAGACGATGAATTTGCATATCATCGTAAGTTGGGTACTTAGATACAAGGTCACGACGAGGCGTGTATAGCGGCTCGCGGTGTACAGGTACTTGGTCAGGGAAAGTCCAAACAATACAACGAGCTTTTGCGTTACCGTAAGGGATACAACCGTGCTTCATAGCAACACGTTGGATACCACCTGAGATATCAGTCTTCCAGTTTTTGCCTTCTGCATGTACTTTCTCTTCTGCAGTTAGCTCGTCCCACCAACCTAGCTGTTTCAGCATGTCAGCAGTGAATTCTGGGTAACCGTCTTGGATTTCAGCACCTTTAGAGAAGCTGCCTTCAGCAAGTAGGTTCTTACCTTGATACTCGATACCGTAACGCGCACGGAAGTTACCGCCGCCTTCAAGTACGTGCTTGTTTGTGTTGTACAGAATTTGAGTACCAGGGTGCTTCTGCTCTGGTGTACCCCAACATGGCCAAGGCATACCGTAAGTATCGCCTTTAGCAGGACCACCCGCAGCTTCAAGAGTCTTGTTGCTGAAAGTACCCCAGTTTTGAGTGTGTTGCTTGATACGCTCAGGGCTTTGACCTGTCATACCGATTGTCCACATACCGCGGTTGATTTCGCGAGTAATGTCTTCAATCACTAGCATGTCTTTGCTGTCTTTAGCGATACGCTTAGTGTACTCGTCAGCAAAGCCAAGCTTTTGCGACAGACGGTACATGATCTCTAAGTCAGTCTTAGATTCAAATAGTGGCTCAACCACTTTTTCACGCCATTGTTGGCTACGACCTGAGTTAGATACTGAACCTTCAGTTTCGAACTGAGTACAAGCAGGAAGTAGGTAAACACCATTTTGACGACGGTGCATTACACCCGCCATTGTTGGGAATGGGTCCACAACAACTACTGTATCCATCTTGTCTAGTGCATCACGAACGTCTGACTGACGAGTTTCAGTGTTAACTGATTGACCCCAGAAGAAGCCCATGCGAACGCGGTCTTTCTGCGCTAGTTTTTCAGGTGTTTCTAGTACACCGTCATGCCAACGAGAACATGGAATACCAGGCGTGTTCATTGGGATACGACCTAGGTATTCGTTTTGGTCGAAACGACCTTTAACCCAGTCAAATTCTAGATCCCAAACGTTTGACCAGTGCTTCCAAGAACCGGTCTTAAGACCGTAGTAACCTGGTAGCGTGTCAAATAGTAGACCTAAGTCAGTTGCACCCTGTACGTTATCATGACCACGGAAGATGTTAGTACCGCCACCTTGTTTACCCATGTTACCTAGAGCAAGCTGAAGGATACAGTAAGCACGAGTGTTAGCATTACCAACGTGGTGCTGAGTACCACCCATACACCATACAACCGTACCTGGACGGTTTTCAGCCATTAACTTAGCTGCTTGGTATACTTCTTCTTCGCTACAACCTGTGATGTCTGCAACTTCTTTAGGTGGGAACTTTTTCACTTCCTCGCGGATGGCATCCATTTCGAATACACGTTGCTCGATGAAAGTTTTGTCTTCCCAACCATTTTCGAAGATATGCCATAACATACCGTAGATGAATGGAATGTCAGTACCAGGACGTAGACCACAGTGAAGGTCTGCGTGAGCTGCTGTACGAGAGTAACGTGGATCTACCACGATAATCTTAGCGTTGTTCTTCTCTTTCGCGATCAGAATGTGCTGCATTGCTACTGGGTGAGCTTCAGCCGGGTTAGCACCGATGAAGAAAATAGCATTGGCATTTTGAATGTCGTTGAAAGAGTTAGTTTGCGCACCGTAACCCCAAGTGTTAGCAACACCGGCTACAGTGGTAGAGTGACAAATACGTGCAGAGTGGTCGACGTTGTTCGTACCCCACATTGCCGCAAATTTACGGTACATGTAGCAGCCTTCGTTCGAGAACTTAGCACTACCCATGAAGTATAAAGAGTCTGGACCTGATTCTTTGCGGATGTCTAACATCTTGTCGCCAACTTCGTTGAAAGCTTGCTCCCAAGATAGTTTCTTCCACTTACCGTCTACCAATTTCATTGGGTATTTAAGACGTTTCTCACCGTGACCGTGCTCACGTAGCGCAGCACCTTTTGCACAGTGACCACCAGCGTTGAATGGGTGATCGAATGCAGGCTCTTGACCAGTCCATACACCGTTTTGTACTTCAGCGTATAAACCACAACCTACAGCACATGCAGAACAAACGGTACGTTTGATTTCAATTGGCGCATCGTGCGGTACATCTTTCGCTTCTGCACGGCGCATCATGCCAGTGCCTAACATTGAAGCGGCAGCGATACCACCAGTGGTAACACCCACTTGCTTCATAAATTGACGACGGTTAATGCCTAAGCTTGCTGTTTTAGCTTCTGTGGCCGTCGCAGACTTACGAGTTAGTTTCATCTAAATTCTCCTAATCCTAGCCGCGTAAGCTATCGTAGTAACTGCGTACGTGAGCAGTTTCTTGATAGCCTTTTGATTTTGTATTGATTGCACTTGGCGCTTGCGCCTGTGCAATACTGATTCCGCTAACTGCTAATGCAGCACTTGCAGTGCCACCAACAGTTATCGCTTTCAGCAAAGATCTGCGGTTCAGATCGGGCTGTTGCTTACTCATCTTTACTCCTAAATGAAAGTGACCTTTCATAGAAAACAAATATATAAAAGGCACTTTTCAGACTGACTTGTTAGTTTTTTGTTTACAATTCGTCTAGTTACGCAGGTTCATCAGGCTGCGTATTTAAAGTGCAAACGCACTATAAAGATAAAGACAAGGGCAGTTTTTGACGTGACATCAGCTTTTGTTAATTTTTAAGGTTTTTTAACTTAAAAACGTCTACCAAATCACACTTATAAACATGCATTTTTTGTGGGGTTTTAGAGAGGATTTTTATTAAAAACAATATGTTAATTTGAGGTTAAATTTATCGAGTTTTCGCGATAACAAAGGACTGTACCACTTTAGGCATACAAAAATTAGCAGCACCTAAATGATGCATGTGAATTTGCACCCATGTTGAGAATTTGCAAACACCCATAAAAAAGCCCGTGACCAGATGTATCACGGGCTTTTCAATTTTCGACTAGTGCGAATTAACGAGTAACGCTTAGTCTTTGTACTTTAATGTGCCGTTATCTTTGATTTCGTCATACCAAAGGTTGTGATGCTGGATTGCCCAGTTTTCATCACAGTAGCCAGACACCATACACTCCATACCGCCTTCACTCAGTACGGTTGCCATCCAGATATGTACAATCGTAAATGCAATCAAAATTGCCGCACTTACACCATGAACTAACAGCGCTAGCATAGAAGCTTCACGCGGTAAATCTAGGTTAGGCAGTACTAGCATTAAGCCCGAAACACTGACAAACAGACCAAAGAAGACCAGCGTCCAGAACCACATTTTCTCACCCGCGTTCGCAAAACCAGCATCTGGATGCTTGCCTTTGAACGGGCCAAAGTTAATGTAGCCACCAACCACTAAGAACCACTTTAGGTCGTACAGTTTAAAGGTTTGCAATGGCATCCACTTAATCACACAAAGTAACCAAGACAGGATAAACACAGGACCTGCCCAATCGTGTGAGAATTTACTGAATGCGATAATGCCAGCCCATAAGCCTTCGCCAATATACGGTGCAAGGAAGTGGCGCCCTAGCATAATCAGAATACCCGTCACCATCAGTAATAAGCAGGCTACTGCCATTATCCAATGTAACCAAATATCAGCTTGACTCCAGCGGGCAACCATCTTGCCAGAGAAACCTTTATCTAGTTTTGACGCGCCATTCACCAGGTAAAACACTAAGAATGCAGCGAACACACCTACCACAGCTAGCGCAATTGCAGGCTTAAGGTATGTGTCGCGGGCGATTTTGCCTTCGTTACCAACCACATTGATCAGCACGTTAGACTCTAGGCCTTTGTCTGTACTGTATCCAGACTCGCCAGCTTTCACGGCGCGCCATAGATCGGCATCACTCGTTCGTGTTGTTGCTTGTTGCTGGCTTGATTGTTCATCGGCAGCAAAAGCAGTCGACGTGATTAACCCAAGTCCCATTACTAGAACTAACAGAGCAATTACGCTGTACAGTGATTTGTTTAACGATGCGTTTAACATTGTCACTCCTTGTTGGGCTGCGAGCGCACCCGCAGCCATTGCTCTTGGTTAGATCATTTCACCGGTTTTAGGGTTGTAGCCCCAAATGACATTTGGATTACCGCGTGCCGCCATACGGTTACGGTAAATGTCAGAAACCACACCAGCATCACCAGCAAGTAGCGCTTTAGTTGCACAAAGCTCAGCACACATAGGTAGCTTACCTTCGGCAATACGGTTAGCACCGTACTTGTGACGTTCTTCGCTTGAGTGATTTTCTTCCGGACCACCAGCACAGAAGGTACATTTGTCCATCTTGCCGCGGCTACCAAATGCAGTCTTTTTAGGGAACTGCGGTGCACCAAACGGACAAGCATAGAAACAGTAACCACAACCGATACAAGTATCTTTGTCGTGAAGTACAATGCCGTCTTCTGTACGGTAGAAACAATCTGCCGGACACACTGCCATACAAGGCGCATCAGTACAGTGCATACATGCCACTGAAATAGACGCTTCGCCTGGCTGACCATCGTTAATTGTCACCACGCGGCGACGTTGAATACCCCACTCTAAAGCAGAGTCGTTTTCGTTTTTACATGCTGTGACGCAACCGTTACACTCGATGCAGCGTTTGGTGTCACATAGAAATTTCATGACTGCCATAATGGCTTATCTCCTCATCAAGTTTCGGTTAGGCTTTGCTGATTTGGCACAAGCTGGACTTAGTTTCTTGCATCTGAGTCACAACGTCATAACCATAAGTCAGTACTGTATTTGCAGATTCGCCTATCACATAAGGCACAGTGCCTTCTGGATAGCTCTTCTCTAGGCTTTCACCTTCAAATACACCAGCAAAGTGGTACGGCATAAAGCTTTCACCAGCGATAACACGTGGGGTTACCATGGCTTTGACTTTAATCTTGCTGCCTTCCGGACTATGAACAAACACGTCATCACCATCGCGAATGCCGCGATCAGCTGCATCAGCAGGGTTCATCTCAATGAACATTTCTTGCTGTAGCTCTGCTAGCCATGGGTTAGAACGGGTTTCTTCACCACCACCCTCATACTCAACAAGACGGCCAGAAGTCAGTGCTAATGGGAAGTCCTTAGCAAAGTCTTTGTCTTGAATCGACTTATAAAGGGTTGGAAGACGTGCAACCATACGGTCATCGTAAGTTGGGTACTTAGCCACAAGATCACGACGAGGAGTGTATAGCGGCTCGCGGTGCACAGGAATATCGTCTGGGAAGTTCCACACAATCACACGTGCTTTCGCGTTACCGTATGGAATACAACCATGCTTGATTGCCACGCGCTGGATACCACCTGAAATATCTGTTTTCCAGTTTTTACCTTCAGCGTGTTTCTTCTCTTCAGCGGTAAGCTCATCCCACCAGCCAAGCTGTTTCAGCATGTCTGCAGTGAACTCTGGGTAACCGTCTTGGATTTCAGCGCCTTTAGAGTAGCTGCCTTCAGCAAGAATATTGTTACCGTTATGCTCAACACCGTAACGCGCACGGAAGTTACCACCACCGTCTTTCACTTCACGGCCTGTGCGGTACAGAATTTGTGTACCTGGGTGCTTCATTTCTGGTGTGCCCCAACAAGGCCAAGGTAAACCGTAAGTTTCACCTCTCGCTGGGCCACCTGGCGCTTCCAGTGAATCTACGTCGAATGTACCCCAGTTTTGCTGGTGCATCTTCAGACGCTCTGGGCTTTGCCCCGTGTAACCAACCGTCCACATACCGCGGTTGAACTCGCGAGTAATGTCTTCGATGACAGGCTCTTCACCTTTCACTTCGATGTTCTTGAAGAACTCTTTCTCAAAGCCCCATTTCTTAGCCAGTTTGTACATGATCACGTGATCAGGTAGTGACTCGAATAATGGTGTGATGACCTGATCGCGCCACTGCAGTGAGCGGTTAGATGCAGATACAGAGCCGTAAGTCTCGAACTGAGTTGCAGCAGGTAATAGATACACACCGTCTTTACGGTTGTGCATAACACCCGCCATAGTTGGGAATGGGTCAACAACCACAACTGTGTCCATTTTATCCAGTGCTTGACGCACCTCGCGGCCACGAGTTTCGGTGTTAACCGACTGTCCCCAGAAGAAGGCAAGACGGATATTGTCTTTCTGCGCGATTTTAGCACTGTCTTCTAGTACACCATCGTGCCAACGAGAACACGGAATACCTGTCGAGGTCATAGGGTCTTGGCCAAGGTAGTTACCTTGGTCGAAGCGGCTTTTCACCCACTCGTAATCAAGATCCCACACGTTTGCCCAGTGCTTCCAAGAGCCGGTCTTCAGACCGTAGTAACCAGGTAGGGTATCGAACAATAGACCGAAGTCAGTTGCACCCTGTACGTTATCGTGACCACGGAAGATGTTCGCGCCGCCACCTGAAACGCCCATGTTACCTAGCGCTAATTGCAAGATACAGTAAGCACGAGTGTTAGCATTACCCACGTGGTGCTGAGTACCACCCATACACCAAACAATGGTGCCAGG
This DNA window, taken from Shewanella maritima, encodes the following:
- a CDS encoding molybdopterin-dependent oxidoreductase, with protein sequence MKLTRKSATATEAKTASLGINRRQFMKQVGVTTGGIAAASMLGTGMMRRAEAKDVPHDAPIEIKRTVCSACAVGCGLYAEVQNGVWTGQEPAFDHPFNAGGHCAKGAALREHGHGEKRLKYPMKLVDGKWKKLSWEQAFNEVGDKMLDIRKESGPDSLYFMGSAKFSNEGCYMYRKFAAMWGTNNVDHSARICHSTTVAGVANTWGYGAQTNSFNDIQNANAIFFIGANPAEAHPVAMQHILIAKEKNNAKIIVVDPRYSRTAAHADLHCGLRPGTDIPFIYGMLWHIFENGWEDKTFIEQRVFEMDAIREEVKKFPPKEVADITGCSEEEVYQAAKLMAENRPGTVVWCMGGTQHHVGNANTRAYCILQLALGNMGKQGGGTNIFRGHDNVQGATDLGLLFDTLPGYYGLKTGSWKHWSNVWDLEFDWVKGRFDQNEYLGRIPMNTPGIPCSRWHDGVLETPEKLAQKDRVRMGFFWGQSVNTETRQSDVRDALDKMDTVVVVDPFPTMAGVMHRRQNGVYLLPACTQFETEGSVSNSGRSQQWREKVVEPLFESKTDLEIMYRLSQKLGFADEYTKRIAKDSKDMLVIEDITREINRGMWTIGMTGQSPERIKQHTQNWGTFSNKTLEAAGGPAKGDTYGMPWPCWGTPEQKHPGTQILYNTNKHVLEGGGNFRARYGIEYQGKNLLAEGSFSKGAEIQDGYPEFTADMLKQLGWWDELTAEEKVHAEGKNWKTDISGGIQRVAMKHGCIPYGNAKARCIVWTFPDQVPVHREPLYTPRRDLVSKYPTYDDMQIHRLPTLYKTIQDNDNTDKYPLGLTSGRLVEYEGGGEESRSNPWLAELQQEMFVEINPADAADRGIRNGDTVWLEGAEGGRIKIKAMVTPRVKPGVTWMPYHFAGEMHGESLAPNYPEGTVPYVLGESANTALTYGYDPITQMQETKASLCQITKA
- a CDS encoding twin-arginine translocation signal domain-containing protein; translation: MSKQQPDLNRRSLLKAITVGGTASAALAVSGISIAQAQAPSAINTKSKGYQETAHVRSYYDSLRG
- a CDS encoding formate dehydrogenase subunit gamma, which encodes MLNASLNKSLYSVIALLVLVMGLGLITSTAFAADEQSSQQQATTRTSDADLWRAVKAGESGYSTDKGLESNVLINVVGNEGKIARDTYLKPAIALAVVGVFAAFLVFYLVNGASKLDKGFSGKMVARWSQADIWLHWIMAVACLLLMVTGILIMLGRHFLAPYIGEGLWAGIIAFSKFSHDWAGPVFILSWLLCVIKWMPLQTFKLYDLKWFLVVGGYINFGPFKGKHPDAGFANAGEKMWFWTLVFFGLFVSVSGLMLVLPNLDLPREASMLALLVHGVSAAILIAFTIVHIWMATVLSEGGMECMVSGYCDENWAIQHHNLWYDEIKDNGTLKYKD
- the fdh3B gene encoding formate dehydrogenase FDH3 subunit beta; amino-acid sequence: MAVMKFLCDTKRCIECNGCVTACKNENDSALEWGIQRRRVVTINDGQPGEASISVACMHCTDAPCMAVCPADCFYRTEDGIVLHDKDTCIGCGYCFYACPFGAPQFPKKTAFGSRGKMDKCTFCAGGPEENHSSEERHKYGANRIAEGKLPMCAELCATKALLAGDAGVVSDIYRNRMAARGNPNVIWGYNPKTGEMI
- a CDS encoding formate dehydrogenase subunit alpha produces the protein MRLTRKTDTVAKAEKPGLGLNRRQFLKSASLATGGIAAASMLGAGMMRKAEAKDVPHDAPTDVVRTICSHCSVGCGIYAEVQNGVWTGQEPAFDHPFNQGGHCAKGASLREHGHGEKRLKYPMKLEGGKWKKLSWDQAIEEVGQKALDIRKESGPDSLYFMGSAKFSNEQAYLYRKFAAMWGTNNVDHSARICHSTTVAGVANTWGYGAQTNSFNDIRHSKCMLFIGSNPCEAHPVAMQHILVGKERGAKIIVVDPRFTRTAAKSDEFVHIRPGTDIPFIYGLLWHIFENGWTDESFISQRVYGMERIEEEVKKYHPEEVENIVGVPKAQMYRVAKMLAETKPGTIVWCMGGTQHHVGNANTRAYCILQLALGNMGVSGGGANIFRGHDNVQGATDFGLLFDTLPGYYGLKTGSWKHWANVWDLDYEWVKSRFDQGNYLGQDPMTSTGIPCSRWHDGVLEDSAKIAQKDNIRLAFFWGQSVNTETRGREVRQALDKMDTVVVVDPFPTMAGVMHNRKDGVYLLPAATQFETYGSVSASNRSLQWRDQVITPLFESLPDHVIMYKLAKKWGFEKEFFKNIEVKGEEPVIEDITREFNRGMWTVGYTGQSPERLKMHQQNWGTFDVDSLEAPGGPARGETYGLPWPCWGTPEMKHPGTQILYRTGREVKDGGGNFRARYGVEHNGNNILAEGSYSKGAEIQDGYPEFTADMLKQLGWWDELTAEEKKHAEGKNWKTDISGGIQRVAIKHGCIPYGNAKARVIVWNFPDDIPVHREPLYTPRRDLVAKYPTYDDRMVARLPTLYKSIQDKDFAKDFPLALTSGRLVEYEGGGEETRSNPWLAELQQEMFIEMNPADAADRGIRDGDDVFVHSPEGSKIKVKAMVTPRVIAGESFMPYHFAGVFEGESLEKSYPEGTVPYVIGESANTVLTYGYDVVTQMQETKSSLCQISKA